The following proteins are encoded in a genomic region of Entelurus aequoreus isolate RoL-2023_Sb linkage group LG01, RoL_Eaeq_v1.1, whole genome shotgun sequence:
- the tmcc2 gene encoding transmembrane and coiled-coil domains protein 2 isoform X2 has protein sequence MGAGEPHRTRAALEHLQQKILKVTEQIRVEQEARDDNVAEYLKLAHNADKQQASRIKQVFEKKNQKSAQTIAHLHKKLEHYHKKLKEIEQNGPARQPKDVLRDMQQGLKDVGANVRAGISGFGGGVVEGVKGGVSALTHTAVVSKPREFASLIRNKFGSADNIAHLKDTLEDGVGCHADDTPTPRALSGSATLVSSPKYGSDDECSSATSGSAACSNSGGVGGGVGVGGVVGGLGGGALGPTMGSPRLDGHHHHHHHVHSSWDSLLEGLQEIKASQAHMEDTIEDMKGQLQSDYSYMTQCLQEERYRYERLEEQLSDLTELHQNEMSNLKQELASMEEKVAYQSYERARDIQEAVESCLTRITKLELQQQQQQVVQLEGVENANARALLGKLINVILALMAVLLVFVSTLANFITPLMKTRARVAATVLLTLLLFVLWKHWDFVETWLLPR, from the exons ATGGGGGCCGGCGAGCCTCATCGGACGCGGGCCGCCCTGGAGCACCTGCAGCAGAAGATCCTGAAGGTGACCGAGCAGATCCGCGTAGAACAGGAAGCCCGCGACGACAACGTGGCAGAGTACCTGAAGTTGGCCCACAACGCCGACAAGCAGCAGGCGTCTAGGATCAAACAGGTGTTTGAGAAGAAGAACCAAAAGTCGGCACAGACTATCGCACACTTGCACAAAAAGTTGGAGCACTATCACAAGAAGCTAAAGGAAATCGAGCAG AATGGACCGGCCCGTCAGCCAAAAGACGTCCTGCGGGACATGCAGCAAGGATTGAAGGACGTCGGGGCCAATGTCCGAGCAGGGATAAGTGGCTTCGGCGGTGGCGTTGTGGAAGGGGTCAAAGGTGGCGTGTCAGCCCTCACTCACACTGCCGTGGTCTCTAAGCCGAGAGAGTTTGCCAGCCTCATCAGGAACAAGTTTGGCAGCGCCGATAACATCGCTCACCTAAAGGACACGCTGGAGGACGGCGTCGGGTGCCACGCAGACGACACCCCCACACCCCGCGCCCTGAGTGGAAGCGCCACGCTGGTCTCCAGCCCGAAGTACGGCAGCGACGATGAGTGCTCCAGCGCCACGTCCGGCTCAGCTGCGTGCAGCAACTCTGGCGGGGTGGGAGGAGGAGTGGGAGTAGGAGGAGTAGTAGGAGGATTAGGAGGAGGAGCGTTAGGACCCACAATGGGGAGTCCCAGGTTAGACGggcaccatcatcatcaccatcatgtgCACAGCTCGTGGGACTCTCTCCTTGAGGGCCTGCAGGAGATCAAAGCTAGTCAGGCCCACATGGAAGACACCATCGAGGACATGAAGGGCCAGCTGCAGAGCGACTACTCCTACATGACACAGTGCCTGCAAGAGGAGAGATACAG GTATGAACGACTAGAAGAACAGCTGAGTGACCTGACGGAGCTTCATCAGAATGAGATGAGCAACCTCAAACAGGAACTGGCCAGCATGGAGGAGAAAGTGGCCTATCAGTCCTATGAGCGAGCACGAGACATCCAG GAGGCAGTGGAGTCGTGCCTGACGCGCATCACCAAGCTGgagctgcagcagcagcagcagcaggtggTCCAGCTGGAAGGCGTCGAGAACGCTAACGCTCGGGCGCTGCTGGGCAAGCTCATCAACGTCATCCTGGCGCTGATGGCCGTGCTGCTGGTCTTCGTGTCCACGCTGGCCAACTTCATCACGCCACTGATGAAGACCCGGGCCCGTGTGGCCGCCACCGTTCTGCTGACTCTGCTGCTCTTCGTTTTGTGGAAGCATTGGGACTTTGTGGAGACCTGGCTGCTGCCACGCTGA
- the tmcc2 gene encoding transmembrane and coiled-coil domains protein 2 isoform X3 codes for MQQGLKDVGANVRAGISGFGGGVVEGVKGGVSALTHTAVVSKPREFASLIRNKFGSADNIAHLKDTLEDGVGCHADDTPTPRALSGSATLVSSPKYGSDDECSSATSGSAACSNSGGVGGGVGVGGVVGGLGGGALGPTMGSPRLDGHHHHHHHVHSSWDSLLEGLQEIKASQAHMEDTIEDMKGQLQSDYSYMTQCLQEERYRYERLEEQLSDLTELHQNEMSNLKQELASMEEKVAYQSYERARDIQEAVESCLTRITKLELQQQQQQVVQLEGVENANARALLGKLINVILALMAVLLVFVSTLANFITPLMKTRARVAATVLLTLLLFVLWKHWDFVETWLLPR; via the exons ATGCAGCAAGGATTGAAGGACGTCGGGGCCAATGTCCGAGCAGGGATAAGTGGCTTCGGCGGTGGCGTTGTGGAAGGGGTCAAAGGTGGCGTGTCAGCCCTCACTCACACTGCCGTGGTCTCTAAGCCGAGAGAGTTTGCCAGCCTCATCAGGAACAAGTTTGGCAGCGCCGATAACATCGCTCACCTAAAGGACACGCTGGAGGACGGCGTCGGGTGCCACGCAGACGACACCCCCACACCCCGCGCCCTGAGTGGAAGCGCCACGCTGGTCTCCAGCCCGAAGTACGGCAGCGACGATGAGTGCTCCAGCGCCACGTCCGGCTCAGCTGCGTGCAGCAACTCTGGCGGGGTGGGAGGAGGAGTGGGAGTAGGAGGAGTAGTAGGAGGATTAGGAGGAGGAGCGTTAGGACCCACAATGGGGAGTCCCAGGTTAGACGggcaccatcatcatcaccatcatgtgCACAGCTCGTGGGACTCTCTCCTTGAGGGCCTGCAGGAGATCAAAGCTAGTCAGGCCCACATGGAAGACACCATCGAGGACATGAAGGGCCAGCTGCAGAGCGACTACTCCTACATGACACAGTGCCTGCAAGAGGAGAGATACAG GTATGAACGACTAGAAGAACAGCTGAGTGACCTGACGGAGCTTCATCAGAATGAGATGAGCAACCTCAAACAGGAACTGGCCAGCATGGAGGAGAAAGTGGCCTATCAGTCCTATGAGCGAGCACGAGACATCCAG GAGGCAGTGGAGTCGTGCCTGACGCGCATCACCAAGCTGgagctgcagcagcagcagcagcaggtggTCCAGCTGGAAGGCGTCGAGAACGCTAACGCTCGGGCGCTGCTGGGCAAGCTCATCAACGTCATCCTGGCGCTGATGGCCGTGCTGCTGGTCTTCGTGTCCACGCTGGCCAACTTCATCACGCCACTGATGAAGACCCGGGCCCGTGTGGCCGCCACCGTTCTGCTGACTCTGCTGCTCTTCGTTTTGTGGAAGCATTGGGACTTTGTGGAGACCTGGCTGCTGCCACGCTGA
- the tmcc2 gene encoding transmembrane and coiled-coil domains protein 2 isoform X1 — MLDKSEATTLSLPATTSHGGSDSNISAEGAAGSSSGVTAAGAEGGMGAGEPHRTRAALEHLQQKILKVTEQIRVEQEARDDNVAEYLKLAHNADKQQASRIKQVFEKKNQKSAQTIAHLHKKLEHYHKKLKEIEQNGPARQPKDVLRDMQQGLKDVGANVRAGISGFGGGVVEGVKGGVSALTHTAVVSKPREFASLIRNKFGSADNIAHLKDTLEDGVGCHADDTPTPRALSGSATLVSSPKYGSDDECSSATSGSAACSNSGGVGGGVGVGGVVGGLGGGALGPTMGSPRLDGHHHHHHHVHSSWDSLLEGLQEIKASQAHMEDTIEDMKGQLQSDYSYMTQCLQEERYRYERLEEQLSDLTELHQNEMSNLKQELASMEEKVAYQSYERARDIQEAVESCLTRITKLELQQQQQQVVQLEGVENANARALLGKLINVILALMAVLLVFVSTLANFITPLMKTRARVAATVLLTLLLFVLWKHWDFVETWLLPR, encoded by the exons ATG CTGGACAAGAGCGAGGCGACGACGCTCAGCCTCCCCGCCACCACCAGCCATGGCGGCTCTGACAGTAACATCAGCGCAGAGGGAGCGGCGGGGTCATCATCGGGGGTCACAGCAGCAGGCGCGGAGGGCGGCATGGGGGCCGGCGAGCCTCATCGGACGCGGGCCGCCCTGGAGCACCTGCAGCAGAAGATCCTGAAGGTGACCGAGCAGATCCGCGTAGAACAGGAAGCCCGCGACGACAACGTGGCAGAGTACCTGAAGTTGGCCCACAACGCCGACAAGCAGCAGGCGTCTAGGATCAAACAGGTGTTTGAGAAGAAGAACCAAAAGTCGGCACAGACTATCGCACACTTGCACAAAAAGTTGGAGCACTATCACAAGAAGCTAAAGGAAATCGAGCAG AATGGACCGGCCCGTCAGCCAAAAGACGTCCTGCGGGACATGCAGCAAGGATTGAAGGACGTCGGGGCCAATGTCCGAGCAGGGATAAGTGGCTTCGGCGGTGGCGTTGTGGAAGGGGTCAAAGGTGGCGTGTCAGCCCTCACTCACACTGCCGTGGTCTCTAAGCCGAGAGAGTTTGCCAGCCTCATCAGGAACAAGTTTGGCAGCGCCGATAACATCGCTCACCTAAAGGACACGCTGGAGGACGGCGTCGGGTGCCACGCAGACGACACCCCCACACCCCGCGCCCTGAGTGGAAGCGCCACGCTGGTCTCCAGCCCGAAGTACGGCAGCGACGATGAGTGCTCCAGCGCCACGTCCGGCTCAGCTGCGTGCAGCAACTCTGGCGGGGTGGGAGGAGGAGTGGGAGTAGGAGGAGTAGTAGGAGGATTAGGAGGAGGAGCGTTAGGACCCACAATGGGGAGTCCCAGGTTAGACGggcaccatcatcatcaccatcatgtgCACAGCTCGTGGGACTCTCTCCTTGAGGGCCTGCAGGAGATCAAAGCTAGTCAGGCCCACATGGAAGACACCATCGAGGACATGAAGGGCCAGCTGCAGAGCGACTACTCCTACATGACACAGTGCCTGCAAGAGGAGAGATACAG GTATGAACGACTAGAAGAACAGCTGAGTGACCTGACGGAGCTTCATCAGAATGAGATGAGCAACCTCAAACAGGAACTGGCCAGCATGGAGGAGAAAGTGGCCTATCAGTCCTATGAGCGAGCACGAGACATCCAG GAGGCAGTGGAGTCGTGCCTGACGCGCATCACCAAGCTGgagctgcagcagcagcagcagcaggtggTCCAGCTGGAAGGCGTCGAGAACGCTAACGCTCGGGCGCTGCTGGGCAAGCTCATCAACGTCATCCTGGCGCTGATGGCCGTGCTGCTGGTCTTCGTGTCCACGCTGGCCAACTTCATCACGCCACTGATGAAGACCCGGGCCCGTGTGGCCGCCACCGTTCTGCTGACTCTGCTGCTCTTCGTTTTGTGGAAGCATTGGGACTTTGTGGAGACCTGGCTGCTGCCACGCTGA